ATTCTAGAAAGAAGGTCACTGGTCCTGAAAGCAAGTAGCCCTCTGGTCACCCCTCAGGGTAGCCTGGCTACTTTCTGAGGAGGGTAAATAAGCCCAAGCCTATCTGTGCTTCTCCAATTTACAGTGCTTGGGGAATCTTGCTTCCTCAGGAACCCTCATCTCCGCTTtcctgctgcagggaccccagtggaTGCTCTCCACCTGGCTCTGCTCCTGACCCGTCTCTAAAAGCTTCACTTTCTGCTCTGAGACTCCCGCTCTGCATCCTGTGCCCAGCACTGGACCACCCCGATGGAACCCATGGCCACAGCCTGGCAATTACTGAGGCATCGCAAGGGGCCCAGCCCAGTGTGCAGCACAACTGCAGTGCTGAGGGGAGCAGGAATTGGACTCCCCATCTTTGCCCCTGCAAATCACCCAGCCAGAGACCCCAATTTCCCTGCATGCCCCTCTAACCTCTGGCTATTTATCAGCACACCTGAAGAACTTCTGGTCCCATtcagatttggcctggccacccgTCCAGAGGCTTAGCCACCTGCAGATGGTCAGCCAGGCCAAATTGAGGGGTGGTGAGTTTCCAATGATAGGGTTGCAAGGGGTGATAGAATGATTTAGTATGGGACAGCcaattgttttattaaaataagGATCATCCTTACAATAAAGACTGTTTTTCTTCCCCTCACATAGGATTGTAACACATTAACCCACCTTCTCCCTACCCCAGCACAGTGCACTAACCTCAAGAAGAGATGCCCATAAGATCCAAGAGACTGGGAGTGATGATGGCTTATTTCCCATCCCACCACTTTGTGCAGGTATGAGGAGATCCAAACACGcagccctttcctcagaagggaaTGTCCCAGCCTATTTTAATGAAGTAAGACTAGCTGTCATTGAGCCATCACTGAAAACTTCCAATAGGATTAAATCTATAGAGAATATTCTCCCTTAAAATGGCATCTTCCTCATAATCCCCCTGAAGAGAATTCTTCTCAAATTCATTCCAGCAATTGGGTGGCCCTCTCAAAGGGAAGCTACTCAAATCACCATTTCCCATGGAAAGCAAATTAgagtgttattttttaaaaagttaaacataAGGCACAAACCCTCCTTTTCACCATGTTCATTTGTAGATCCAGCTAACGCACTTAAACACAATgtgcatttttatttctcttttctgCTGATGTGCAAATAAGAAGAAACTAAATACCTGATGCATTCCAGACTTTAAAATAAACACGATAGCACAGTGCAGAGCTAATGGTTTATGAATAACATGATTGCGCAGGCTAATGGGGGTGCAAGAGTTAGTTAATTCAGAAAAAGGAGGTGTGTGTTTCAGTTTTGAACAGGTGGCTGTGATCTACAGCCTCCTAAAGTTACTAAACCTTGAGCATATCTTAAATTCCCTGTCCAgaaattcattttcttttaagAAATGTTGCTACTCAAGCCTCCCTGTGTAAAGTGACTTCTCAGCCATGTATTTGTGAGCTTCTTGGGATGTTTGTCATGAGATCATTCAAATTGAAGTGCACTTAAGTGCTCATGTGTTTCCTTCACCTATAAATATCTTCATTTATTCCATTATAAAAGGCAGTCTGATAAAAGTATCTTCATTTCAGAGCAAAAGCTTTTTTTCACTTTCTATTTTGGTGTCAGGCAGAGTGAATATTCATTCCCTGTTATTGTATATTTTTGTCATATAACTATTAAGTAAAATAATCTTGGTACTTTCAACGCCCTGTGTACCAACTGTGATTTACCTCAAAAAGTCTGGCTTAGGCTCAGCCCCTGCAGGTCTATTCCCTTCTCTCGGAGCAATGGCAGCAGTAACCTGCGATCAGATGGCCTCCTTCAAGTCGAGAATTATGTATCAGATGAAAAGCATTTCAGAGTTAACAGATTTAAGACAATAAACCAACCCATACTAATGCTTGTTTTTCCGTAAGGCAACTCAGTCAGCAGAGCCTCTCCCTATTTGTCAACCTGTCTCCCTGGACAGCTTCTGGCAAGTGACCCACCCCCTTCTTCCCttgagaacatttttttttaactctttagtGTTCTTTTGATCTCCAGCCTGCCTGCTCTAGCAAAACAACACTTGCAATTTGTTGGCTACAGTAACCTTGAAGCTAATAGCTGGACCCCTTGTCTTCCAAGTATTTGTTTGAGGTTGCTTATCTAGAGAACCATGGTGTTCCTTTCCTGTTTGTTCTTCTCACAGCCTCCTGACCCCCATCAAGTTAGATACATTCATATGGGAAATGCTAATAAACCACAATAGCTATACAGTAACTTTACCTCAGTGACCAGGTCACTTATAATATTCAcacagacaaggtggatgaggtaatatcttttattggacaaacttctattGCTGAGAGACACAAGCTGAGAGAGAAGtttatccaataaaagatactacctcacccaagTCATCTCTAAGAGCCTGGGGCTGACACAGCTACAAGAACACTGTGTATAATATTCAGAGCATTATTGCATGTCCAGATACTTAGATAGTACATAGCAGCTCCTTTCTGTCACAGCTAGTTTCCCAGAAGCATGCCTTTAAAGAAAGACAAGGATCTGTGCTAGTGCATTTCTCAGAGGTGTGACATAATGCTTTGAGGTGTATAATGAATTAATCACTTTCCACAGAATTAACTCATGCTAATTATTAGCTTATGTAATTGTTTCCCTGCCACTCACTTTCATTGTTATTGAGGAGCTTGTGATGAAGCAATTCTTGGCAATTTGTGTAGTACTTAAATTCTCTGGACCACTATCAGTTTGATTTTAGGCCTAGCTAGGTACAGACAGCCCTTGCCTCTTTCATTAATTATCTCCTTCTGGCAATTGAGAAAGACCAAGTGCACACACTGACACTTTCACATTTACCACCTGCTCTTCGATCCATTGACCATGAGGTTTTGTTGGCACAGTTGTGGACACTGACAAGGATAGATGAAGTGGTGCTTTAATTACTCCATTCCTTTCTCTTGAGAGGACCCAGATGGTATAGTGCTTAGTGATTGCTCTTCTGCCCCAAGGGTTCTCTCATGTGAGTTTCTGCCAATATTCCATTCTGTCACCCTACCTTTTCGGTTTGTATTTGAGGCCGCTGGAGGAGATACTGAGCTGATCTGGGCTGCATTGTCATTGATATGTTGATGACACTCAGCTCTACATCTGTTTTTCATTGGACTCAGCCAGGGCAGTCGCTCAGCGCTCCAATGTTTAGCCAAGATTGGGGCCTGGATTAGGACTAGCTGGCTGAAGTTCAGTTCAGACAAGATGAAGGTGATGCTAGTAGGCTGTGCATAACAGCTAGCCGAGATGGTGAAACTGATATCTGGCCCCTCATTAGGTGCAGTTTCTTTACATTATTTTAGCATTGGTTGCAATCTATAAGCCTCTTGAATATCCAGATGGTCATGGTGCAGCTGTAGCCAAGAGCACTTTTTAGTCATCTGTGACTGACACAAAGATTGCAAATTTTACCCCAAAGTAGGAAACTTGTCACAGTTATTATTGCCTTTGTCACCTCTGGACTGCATTTCTGTAATGCCAATCAACAAACAAGATTTTCCTCCATGGCAGAGTCCATTCCCCCACCCTTCTCATGATTTGGAATCCCACCTTCAACATGTCTAGGAACTAAAGGTCAATGTCAGCCACGCCATAGAAGTCATGTGGCCTCAGCAAGCTCAGGGGAAGGAGGCACTGTGGGAGCAAAGGATGGCTAACCAAATATTATTCTAGTATAGTAAAGTGACCAGCTATGTAAGAACATCTGTTACAAGgtgttatataatatatatagcaAACAGAATTTGACCTACAATATGTAAAATCACCTATTGTGTAGAAATCCCTTTGATCCCTACTTTCAGTAAAATGGGCTTGAAACCAAGTTTCTGCCTTAATTTTTGATTTCCTGGTTTTGATGGATCATGTTCTTTACTTGAACACATTCACTGCTCCCAATTCACTATGTGTATTCTATGAATAGTCACCTAAGTCATATGCTATTATTTCTGTTTTAGATCCCATCAATTCCAAATCCACAAAGAGCTGTCAAGCTGGCTTCTCTAACTTGTGTTATATATATCATCAATACTTGTGTACTTGCACATTTGTACCAGGATTCATTGAACATTCTTACGAACACAATATGGTTAGAATGAAAGTCTATGCAAAGGGATTGTGaattaatatttgtaatattTTTCTGCATATTACCCCTCTTCTATTTCTCTGCTTCTTGTGTGCATAATCTTTTTTGCAGGGTACCTGCTATCTCTGTCTTATTATCCCATAAATCTAAACCTCTACTTCTGTAAGGCAGcatctttctttcttgttttcagGGCTACATCTACTTCCAGATCTCCAAGATAGCATGCTCTGCTACATTCAAGTTAATTACATCATCACCTCCACATCACTATGTCTTTCCTGCAAATCTCCCACCACATTTACCAGTCCTATTCTCATCAAAATTCTAGCTGCCTCTGCCATCACCTTTTCCCCTTGATCATGCTCATGGGTACTGTATACCCACATTCCTATATCACTGTTCCCCATGGGGCAGAAGGTATAGTAATTGCTGGGATGAAGAGGTAATTAGATTATTTGGGGTATCACCAATAACATGAGATCAAATCGCCATGCATTGGCTTTATGAGAAAAATTTGAACCAATTAAcctatctttatttttaaatatttttatttaaaacaactgCTTTAAAACTCAACACTGTCAAGGCACATTCTTTTCTCAATATTTTAACCTGGGCAGAATGAACGTTCCCCTGGTGAGAGTGCACACTTTCTTCAATGTAAGCttctcctatttttaaaaaaggctccagaggtgatcctggcaattagagGGCAGTATGCCAATTTCATTACAGGGAAATTGGTGGAAACTATCATAAGTAAAGAACAGAACTATCAGatgcatagatgaacacaatggggaagagtcaacatggcttttgtaaaaggaaattatgtttcatcaatctattagaattctttgaggggttcaacaaacatgtggacaagggtgatccagtgaatatagtgttcTTAGActtccagaaagcttttgacaagatccctcaccaaacgctcataagcaaagtaaacagtcatgagataaaagggaaggtcctcccaTGGATTAGTAATTGagtaaaagacaggaaacaaaggataggaataaatggtcagttttcacagtggaaagaggtaaatagcgggAACTCCCAAGGATCTATATAGGACCAGTACAGTTCAACATATGCATAAATGATCTGTAAAAAATATGTAAACAGTGAggcaaaatggcagattaaatttgatgttgctaaatgcaaagtaatgcacattggaaaacataatctcaactgtaCATACACCATACTTGTTACCACACAAGAAAGGGATcctggagtcatggatagttcgctgcaaacatctgctcaatatctagcagcagttaaaaaagctaacacaatgttaggaatcattaggaaaggcatagatatcataatgccatagtatgctcacaccttgaatactgtgtgcaattttggttgcctcatctcaaaaaagatatattagaataggaaaaaatacagagaagggcaacaaaaatgattaggtgtatggaacagcttccatatggggagagattaaaaagactgggaccgtttagcttagaaaagaggTAACTAAGGTAACTTATAGACATCTATAAAATCTTGAATAGTGAATCTAAGATGTCCCTAAGattctgactgtcagaagctgggactggacaacaagggatggatcactcaacagttgccctgttctgttcattccctctgaagcacctggcaccagctgctgtcggaagacagaatactgggttagatggaccattgatctgacccagtatggccattcttcagATCTTATGCTGTGTTCTCCAAGTACATCCATCTCGCAAGCCTGCAGGAAGCATAATTAAAGTAACTGAAGAATTCTaaataagaaacacagtaaaatgcAGGCAGCAAGAGTAGACAGTTTAAAATGCCAACAGTTTAAAATTGTGATGTGAAAGCTCTGTCAAAGTTAAATACTGACATATGGCAACTGCAGTGAGCTAACACATGGGCTGTGGGtactggggttccagctgctctctAATACCAGATCATGATGATTATGGATGGGAAACACACTTAGTTCCTTGTGCATGGAAGAGTGATATGAATGCCTGAATGATGCTTCCTCATTGGATTATGTATATAGAATCTGctgttttctctcccctctcacattattttaaaagaaaccaaccccctcatccccatccctctcccccacacatgaTGGTTGAGGAATTAGTATACATTAAATCTCTTCATTTATCCCTCGGAAGGCTGGAAAAAATATCTTCTTTTACTTGCCTCTGAAACCTTTTTTGGGTAAATAAATTTTGAAGATGCTTAGACCTTTTATGGAGGTGTGGGGAGGAGTATTTGGAAATCTATTTTGATCGCttctctgagattttttttttaataaggctGCTTTAGTATGTGATTCTAACTCCTCTCCAGTGCTCCCTATAATGCAGACACTAGTCCAGGCTCGGACTTCAGCTGTCTTAAATCAAAGTTTCCAGTCCAAAGAAATGTTAAGGAACTAGGAGAGAAATGTTATTTTCTAATCAGGAGAGTTTCATTTGTACTGCACATATGCTGTAAGAGCAATTCTGGGACTGCCTTATGAATTTATTTAAGGGATGTGATGAATGTATCATAAATGTGTCTTCCAGGGCTGCTAGAATTCATTTAATTCAAAGTAGCAGTGAAAAGGGAATTGTGGTGAGCTGAAATTATGCTGTTCAGGTTTCTGGTAACAGCACACTGAGATTGTCTGATCCCTTAGTGGCTATTGGCCTGCACAATATTTGCAACAGCTTTGCCAACTCTTGGAGAGTTTTGGGCTTCTACAGTGCCTTCACCAGCCCCTTTATACTGATCCAGCCCTTTTGCTTGACACAAAGAATCCAGAACTGGGATAAGAATCGCACGCCTGCTGTCAAATGGTGCAACTTCACTAAGGCAATCAAGATATATCCACGTACACCACTGTGACAGAGTGCAGGGAACAAACAGGTGAGTCTGCACTCTGATCACTCAGGTGTTAATTAGTTCCTCTTAAGAAAGTTGATGGAGGGAATTAAACAATCAGGCTGGCTGGGTTGGCTGGGATAAACTGCCAAATACTTCATCAGCTCAAGGTTGATAAAGAGCCAGAGCTAGTTGAGCCCAGTTACATAGAGACCTCTGTGCTCCTCAGGTCCTGAGGAgagggccaaaaaaaaaatcatagtggTGCTGTAAATGGACTGTTGCGCTGGGACTGTTGTGGAAATAATAGAGGGAGCTTAAAATAAAAGGGTCTGGTGAAGGCACAATCAGTGGAATCTGTTCAGTTTCTGCAGAGAATAAGGCAGGAGAGAAGCTATGCAAAGTTACACCCATGTGTGTTTTGGGCCCTCAATCGCTAATGCATTTTGGTCCCCACAACTCTGCTTCAGCATCATATATGTCCTTTGTCTTCATCAGAACTGCAGTTCTAAACCCAGTTCTAATGGCAATTATTTTGTTGCACTTGTTTTCTATGACAGTCTTCTCTTCCAACAGGCATTACCATGACAGCTCATACCGACAGCAGCATTTGGCACTCATTTTGCACAGGCCCTCATTCCACACAAGAAGAAAGGCTGCACAAGGTGGAGAACCAGACCTCTTGTCTCTTTCTAGATCATAACAAAAATAATAGGCAGTTATTATTTTAAAGTTAGTTCTACTGCACAATAGACTGCTATGTGTAAGGGCATCTGTGTCATGAGAAGATTGAGGATGATAACCATTTTTTGTCCTGACTATCctgcagagagaaaaaagaaatgtCTTTGAGCATCCTGGTTTAGAATTGAGTGGGGTCAGCTCAACAATGATTGACAAAGCTCTTGGTAAACACATAACCACTGTCACCTTGAAATCCACCATCAAGAGCAATCCCTTGTACACTGACATCCGAACTGATGATGACTgggcagagaggaaaaaaaccccTTCCTGGACTGTTCAAGACTATGACAAGCATTCACTGCATTCTAACCTGGCTAACTACTTAAAGGTATTGTGCTGTAGACTCATACATGAACAAACCCAGATGCTATGCATTGTATTTATACTTGAACCACTGAATAAAATGCTGTGCTCATTTGCTGGTGATTCTGGTTTCAGAAGTAAATCTGAATATGTTTTTGTAAGGATTCCATGTGGATCCAATCACGAGAGGTAGGATAGTAGTATGGCTAAGACACTAAAGACTGCAATtcaatcctggctctgccacagctgTCCTCTGTCACCTATAGCAAGTCATTTAATGTCacttttccccatctttaaaatggataTAATAGTATTTTCCTCTCTCACACAGGCGATGTGGGGAAAAATTCACGTTTGTTTGTGAGGTACTAAGGGCTAGATCTACAAAGGGATTTATGTACCTAACTCCCACTTTAGGGGACCTAAGTCCAATATTTATCCACTATTGAGATCCTCGAAAGCCCTGCTCAACTGCTGCCTAATTCCATAGGTATCTAAAGTCACTAGGCACTTGAGTTTCTGCTGGTAAAGTCCCCTAGGTGCCTAaatgttttccagtgtgtatGCGCGCAGCCGCCTAAGTCCTGCCGTTGCTTATTTGCTTGACACAAAGCTCCCATCTAAGCACCAGCATGGTTTCACATTAGGCATTCCCCTGCCTGTCTTGGCAGCAGGGTGTGATCTGATAGGCCTTCTTAGAGCATGCCTAGCCCACACAAAAGACAGCTGAGGGGAGGTGGTCCCCAAAAGCCCAGTaattagggtactcacctgggagacctaggtttgaagcctctctctgcctgatttggagcagagacttgaatcaGGGGAATGTTTCCATCTCACCTGTTGAAGCTGATCTAACTTTTTATAAAATTCTTAAACATTCATTTGAGCAGGGCCTGGAACCCAGGGTTTCTActtgagtgctctaatcactgggctagcGACTCATCCATTAGGTCTCACCGGCTTAAGTCCTGCCTCTCTCCTCAGCAGTTCCTAGTGACTAGTGTAGGTGGTTCCTTGCTCAGCTTGCAGGCTTTCCATTCTGAGGGTGCTTCTCTCCTCGTGTGTCTCATTCAGGGCTGTGGATTCCATTAGGTGGCAAGGTATCTAAAAGTTAGGCGCTGCAGCagctaagtccctttgtggatctagccctaaaaTACCATGTTGATGGTGGCCATATAAGAACCTGGACAAATAAATTCTGCCTCTATGTACTTTTTCAAATAATTTAGCTTCTCATAACTACATCCCCACCACCAGTACTCCTGTCTGCTTGTGGGTTAGTGTGTAttactttgggggtggggggagtttgaCCCTTCTCCTTGCTGAAAAGTGACTCAGATCTGTATTTGTAAATTAGCACCTCTGTATCAGCATGAGAATGTCAGGAGGTTTCTTCTGGGTCTCTGTCACATTTCAATGGCTGGTGTCCTACATTAGGTTCCTGGCTGAGAGCTATGGTTTTAATAGTCCTCTGTGGGACAGTATTCAGCATCTAGTGCAGCCAAGAGTTCAAGTGTAAATTTTTCTGATTTGAATTGTGATGTTTTAAATTCATTAATTACTAAGTGATAATCAAAATTCTCCTGACCAACTATGTTCTggtgactttacatacaatataGAGGAGCTGAGTTCATTTTCTGATCTTTCTTTTAGGAAAATCCTAATGATCTACAATTTTGGATGGGGGATATTTATACCCCTGGGTATGACACCTTgctgaaaaagaaagagagagaaaagaaacattCCAAATGCTGCCTA
The DNA window shown above is from Mauremys mutica isolate MM-2020 ecotype Southern chromosome 6, ASM2049712v1, whole genome shotgun sequence and carries:
- the MINAR2 gene encoding major intrinsically disordered NOTCH2-binding receptor 1-like; this translates as MDFSVLPNNNHPDKFLQLDVKSLMKNSAFLQASLVRFPEAAFPGAQQWHNKVYLQREKRNVFEHPGLELSGVSSTMIDKALGKHITTVTLKSTIKSNPLYTDIRTDDDWAERKKTPSWTVQDYDKHSLHSNLANYLKENPNDLQFWMGDIYTPGYDTLLKKKEREKKHSKCCLIFLLVVFAICILIAIVTVSILFT